In Hoeflea ulvae, one genomic interval encodes:
- a CDS encoding response regulator transcription factor: MHFLVVEDTADVAEAITERLGRGGHSCDRAGLLEDAKHFAATSAYDLVILDINLPDGSGLDFLKWLRQRKNAVPVLVLTARLSVDDKIGALDFGADDYMVKPFDLGELEARVRAIVRRRGGEAGATLSAGNLEFDMVTRLASVDGEQLQLTPREQLLLEIFLVNKGRVLEKDELVVRLFGMDADAGPNAIELYVGRLRRKVSGSGLEIRTLRGLGYQALTIKSEAVAR; the protein is encoded by the coding sequence ATGCATTTTCTGGTCGTCGAAGACACGGCCGATGTCGCCGAGGCCATCACCGAGCGGCTGGGGCGCGGCGGGCACAGTTGTGACCGGGCCGGCCTGCTCGAAGACGCCAAGCATTTCGCCGCCACCTCGGCCTATGATCTGGTGATCCTCGACATCAATCTCCCCGACGGCTCCGGGCTGGATTTCCTCAAATGGCTCAGGCAGCGCAAGAATGCCGTGCCGGTGCTGGTGCTGACTGCGCGGCTGTCGGTGGATGACAAGATCGGCGCGCTGGATTTCGGCGCCGATGATTACATGGTCAAACCCTTTGATCTGGGCGAGCTCGAAGCCCGGGTTCGGGCCATCGTGCGGCGGCGCGGCGGGGAAGCCGGCGCGACGCTGTCGGCGGGCAATCTCGAATTCGACATGGTGACGCGGCTGGCAAGCGTCGACGGCGAGCAATTGCAGCTCACGCCGCGCGAGCAATTGCTGCTGGAGATCTTTCTGGTCAACAAGGGCCGCGTGCTGGAAAAGGATGAACTGGTCGTCCGCCTGTTCGGCATGGACGCCGACGCCGGGCCCAACGCCATCGAGCTCTATGTCGGCCGGCTGCGCCGCAAGGTCTCGGGCTCCGGGCTGGAGATCAGAACCCTGCGCGGCCTCGGTTACCAGGCGCTGACCATCAAATCCGAAGCGGTTGCCCGGTGA
- a CDS encoding sensor histidine kinase: MSAYPTASRSRSIAWRLTLLLTLLLTIAAAGTAVAALSYGQTAATRAFDRLLTGAALQIAERIGVVEGETVIDIPLSAFGLLSLASEDRIFYRIIGPDGQTLTGDETVPLPDATGQHSGPLLYDAEFSGEAIRAIRMQRFLAERAVRGPITVIVAQTLRARSELANEIVARAVIGVIIAGGVTLALALLAMHLALSPLRRVENALLARDPKDLTPFSTTTPREVEALVAAINRFMARLDRRVGAMQDFVADAAHQMRTPITALRAQTELALEEDDPQKLRTLLRRIRDRSVGVSRLTDQLLSHALVTHRADSATLECIDLRRVAVEAEREARRTGGAEGIELDLPADPVMVTGDAFSLREAARNLITNALAHGRPPVCLTVSLTGNGTALIAAHDQGPGMSTGQLEHIGQRFARDVSNPQSAGLGLAIVAEVAEFHQGSIRTAQRPEGGFEVGIELPLADLSTAIAAGETAE, from the coding sequence GTGTCAGCCTATCCGACCGCAAGCCGCTCCCGCTCCATCGCCTGGCGGCTGACCCTGCTGCTGACGCTGCTGCTGACCATCGCCGCGGCGGGCACGGCAGTGGCAGCACTCAGCTATGGCCAGACCGCGGCGACGCGCGCCTTCGACCGGCTGCTGACCGGTGCGGCGCTGCAGATTGCCGAGCGCATCGGCGTTGTCGAAGGCGAAACCGTCATCGACATCCCGCTGTCGGCCTTCGGGCTGCTGTCGCTGGCCTCGGAAGACCGGATTTTCTACCGCATCATCGGCCCGGACGGGCAAACCCTGACCGGCGACGAGACCGTCCCCCTGCCCGACGCCACCGGCCAGCACAGCGGGCCGCTGCTCTACGATGCCGAATTCTCCGGCGAGGCCATTCGCGCCATCAGGATGCAGCGCTTTCTGGCTGAGCGCGCCGTGCGCGGCCCGATCACCGTGATCGTGGCGCAGACCCTGCGCGCCCGTTCCGAACTCGCCAACGAGATCGTCGCCCGCGCCGTCATCGGCGTCATCATCGCCGGCGGCGTCACTTTGGCTCTGGCGCTGCTGGCGATGCATCTGGCGCTCAGCCCGCTGCGTCGGGTGGAAAACGCACTGCTGGCGCGTGATCCCAAGGATCTGACACCCTTTTCCACCACCACGCCACGCGAGGTCGAGGCGCTGGTGGCCGCGATAAACCGCTTCATGGCCCGGCTCGACAGGCGGGTCGGCGCCATGCAGGATTTCGTCGCCGATGCGGCGCACCAGATGCGCACCCCGATCACCGCCCTGCGGGCACAGACCGAACTTGCGCTCGAGGAAGACGATCCGCAGAAGCTCAGGACGCTGCTCAGGCGGATCCGCGACCGGTCGGTCGGCGTCAGCCGCCTGACCGACCAGTTGCTCTCGCATGCGCTGGTCACCCACCGGGCCGATTCCGCCACGCTGGAATGCATCGATCTCCGCCGTGTCGCGGTCGAAGCCGAACGCGAAGCAAGGCGCACCGGCGGCGCCGAGGGGATCGAGCTCGATCTGCCTGCCGATCCGGTGATGGTCACCGGCGATGCCTTCAGCCTGCGCGAGGCGGCGCGCAACCTGATCACCAATGCGCTGGCGCACGGCAGGCCGCCGGTCTGCCTGACCGTCAGCCTCACCGGCAACGGCACAGCCTTGATCGCCGCCCATGACCAGGGCCCGGGAATGAGCACCGGCCAGCTCGAGCATATCGGCCAGCGCTTTGCCCGCGATGTTTCCAATCCGCAGAGCGCCGGGCTCGGCCTTGCGATCGTTGCCGAGGTCGCCGAGTTCCACCAGGGCTCGATCCGCACGGCGCAGCGTCCGGAAGGCGGCTTCGAGGTCGGCATCGAATTGCCGCTCGCCGATCTTTCAACCGCCATTGCCGCCGGGGAGACTGCCGAATGA
- a CDS encoding ABC transporter substrate-binding protein: MSRRSVFLLGLVLALAGMSGTARAAETVTRFEAHGSGSANLVIASVTDLDFMRPLISAFQQGNPGVAVTYIEDTSNNLDASVSGACADRTFYADLVISSSIAQQVRLVNGGCARVIGSPVLTSLPDWAQWRGELIGLTYEPAVMVYNKAAFAEDGPPRSRFDLIDLMRQSGKLNGRIATYDIEDSGVGYLFAFQDSTEASTWGRLIEGFGRNSVATFCCSSSVIDRVADGRAFIGYNVLGSYALSRAEKDPRIGVILPTDYTLVLTRAGYIPREARDATAARAFLELALSPQGRAILDGETRLLTPLSGPAALAQLGEDGEPALRPIPLSPALLVSLDRAKRARFLSQWRKSVTPPTP, translated from the coding sequence ATGAGCCGCCGGTCAGTGTTTCTGTTGGGGCTTGTCCTGGCGCTTGCGGGCATGTCCGGCACGGCGCGCGCCGCTGAGACCGTCACCCGTTTCGAGGCGCATGGCAGCGGCTCGGCCAATCTGGTGATTGCCAGCGTCACCGATCTGGATTTCATGCGGCCGCTGATTTCCGCGTTCCAACAGGGCAATCCCGGCGTGGCGGTGACCTATATCGAGGACACCTCCAACAATCTCGACGCCAGCGTTTCCGGCGCCTGCGCCGATCGCACCTTCTATGCCGATCTGGTGATATCCTCGTCGATCGCCCAGCAGGTGCGCCTGGTCAATGGCGGCTGCGCCCGGGTGATCGGCAGCCCGGTGCTGACCAGCCTGCCCGACTGGGCGCAGTGGCGCGGCGAACTGATCGGCCTGACCTATGAGCCTGCCGTGATGGTCTACAACAAGGCGGCCTTCGCCGAAGACGGCCCGCCACGCAGCCGCTTTGACCTGATCGACCTGATGCGCCAGTCAGGCAAGCTCAACGGACGCATCGCCACCTATGACATCGAGGATTCCGGCGTCGGCTATCTGTTCGCCTTCCAGGATTCGACCGAGGCCAGCACCTGGGGCCGGCTGATCGAGGGATTCGGCCGCAACAGCGTCGCCACCTTCTGCTGCAGCTCATCGGTGATTGACCGGGTGGCCGATGGCCGCGCCTTTATCGGCTACAATGTATTGGGCTCCTATGCGCTGTCGCGCGCGGAAAAGGATCCGCGCATCGGCGTCATCCTGCCCACCGATTACACGCTGGTGCTGACGCGCGCCGGATACATCCCGCGGGAGGCCCGCGACGCCACCGCCGCGCGCGCTTTTCTGGAACTCGCCCTGTCACCGCAGGGACGCGCAATCCTTGACGGCGAGACCCGGCTGCTCACACCGCTGAGCGGTCCGGCGGCGCTGGCGCAGCTGGGCGAGGACGGGGAACCCGCACTTCGGCCCATTCCTCTGTCTCCGGCGCTGCTGGTGTCGCTCGACCGGGCCAAGCGGGCGCGGTTTTTATCGCAATGGCGCAAATCCGTGACCCCGCCCACCCCTTAA
- a CDS encoding esterase-like activity of phytase family protein: protein MTRLLSFTSALALIAASASAAEMNFNRVASFATPLNMAAGEDQDRETSSEIIAATEDGMRLVYTDSPLGVVGLVDISDIAAPKPLGNVALGGEPTSAAIIGTNAFVAVNTSEDYVAVGGKLVTVDIDTKAVTAECDLGGQPDSIAKAKDGSFLVIAIENERDEDLNDGALPQMPAGQVAMIDVRDGAVDCGSLRFTDVTGLAETGADDPEPEFVDVNGLGETVVTLQENNHLVVIGRDGKVISHFSAGAVTLENADLTDERGALNFSETQADRKREPDAVKWIDDDHFATANEGDYEGGSRGWTIFNKDGSVVYDSGMSLEYAIVEAGHYPDKRSDAKGAEPESIEVGNFNGTPYVFVGAERASIIGVYDVSDLATPVLTQLLPSGIAPEGLVAVPSRNLLVSANEADLIEDGGVRSHVMVYEQQEAPAAYPQITSQGADSLIGWGALSGLESDPDKTGTLYAINDSFYGYQPRIFTIDATQTPARIVSALDITRGGAPAQKLDIEGVTLDGKGGFWLASEGRSDRLIPHALYNVNAKGVIKKEIPLPAELQAQEIRFGFEGIARDGDVLWMPVQRSWKDDAKGEVKLVSYNVESEEWGAVRYALDAPADKGWVGLSDIAFHGEYAYILERDNQIGEKAAIKKIYRVAMSQLVPAALGGDLPLVEKEEVRDLLPDLKSLNGYVVDKVEGLAIDANGKAYVVTDNDGVDDSSGETLFFTVDGLAVVSN, encoded by the coding sequence ATGACACGATTGCTCAGCTTCACCTCTGCTCTTGCCCTGATTGCAGCCTCGGCCTCCGCTGCCGAGATGAATTTCAACCGGGTCGCATCCTTCGCCACGCCGCTCAACATGGCAGCGGGCGAGGACCAGGATCGCGAAACCTCGTCCGAGATCATTGCCGCGACCGAAGACGGCATGCGGCTGGTCTATACCGACAGCCCGCTGGGCGTGGTCGGTCTCGTCGACATTTCCGATATTGCCGCGCCAAAACCGCTGGGCAATGTCGCTCTGGGCGGTGAACCGACATCGGCGGCAATCATCGGCACCAATGCCTTCGTTGCCGTCAACACGTCTGAAGATTACGTGGCCGTCGGTGGCAAGCTGGTGACGGTGGACATCGACACCAAAGCGGTGACCGCGGAGTGCGATCTGGGCGGACAGCCCGATTCGATCGCCAAGGCCAAAGACGGTTCGTTTCTGGTGATCGCCATCGAGAATGAACGCGATGAAGACCTCAATGACGGCGCCCTGCCGCAGATGCCGGCCGGTCAGGTGGCGATGATCGACGTCAGGGATGGTGCTGTCGATTGCGGCAGCCTGCGGTTTACCGATGTGACCGGGCTCGCCGAGACCGGAGCGGACGATCCGGAGCCGGAATTTGTCGACGTCAATGGTCTCGGCGAAACCGTCGTGACGCTGCAGGAAAACAACCACCTGGTGGTGATCGGCCGCGACGGCAAGGTGATCTCGCACTTCTCCGCAGGTGCGGTGACGCTTGAAAATGCCGACCTGACCGATGAACGCGGCGCGTTGAATTTCAGCGAGACGCAAGCCGACCGCAAGCGCGAGCCCGACGCGGTGAAATGGATCGACGACGATCACTTCGCCACGGCCAATGAAGGCGATTATGAAGGCGGATCGCGCGGCTGGACCATCTTCAACAAGGACGGCAGCGTGGTTTACGACTCCGGCATGTCGTTGGAATATGCCATCGTTGAAGCCGGTCATTACCCGGACAAGCGCTCCGACGCCAAGGGTGCCGAGCCGGAATCGATCGAGGTCGGCAACTTCAACGGCACGCCCTATGTGTTCGTCGGCGCCGAACGGGCTTCCATCATCGGTGTCTATGACGTCAGCGACCTCGCCACCCCGGTTCTGACGCAATTGCTGCCGTCGGGCATTGCGCCTGAGGGACTTGTTGCTGTGCCGTCGCGCAATCTGCTGGTTTCGGCCAATGAAGCCGACCTGATCGAAGACGGCGGCGTGCGCAGCCATGTCATGGTCTATGAGCAGCAGGAAGCGCCTGCCGCCTATCCGCAGATCACCTCGCAAGGGGCTGACAGCCTCATCGGCTGGGGCGCCCTGTCGGGTCTCGAATCCGATCCGGACAAGACCGGCACGCTCTACGCCATCAATGACAGTTTCTACGGCTATCAGCCGCGGATATTCACCATCGACGCGACACAGACGCCCGCTCGCATTGTCTCCGCACTCGACATCACCCGCGGCGGCGCTCCGGCGCAGAAGCTCGACATCGAAGGCGTGACGCTGGATGGCAAGGGCGGCTTCTGGCTGGCGTCCGAAGGCCGCAGCGACCGGCTGATCCCGCATGCGCTCTACAACGTCAATGCCAAGGGCGTGATCAAGAAGGAAATCCCGCTGCCGGCCGAATTGCAGGCACAGGAAATCCGCTTCGGTTTCGAAGGCATTGCCCGTGATGGCGATGTGCTGTGGATGCCGGTCCAGCGGTCCTGGAAGGATGACGCCAAAGGCGAAGTCAAGCTCGTCTCCTACAATGTCGAGAGCGAGGAATGGGGTGCCGTGCGCTACGCGCTCGATGCCCCCGCCGACAAGGGCTGGGTCGGCCTGTCCGACATCGCGTTCCATGGCGAATATGCCTATATCCTCGAACGCGACAACCAGATCGGTGAGAAAGCCGCGATCAAGAAGATCTACCGCGTCGCCATGAGCCAGCTGGTTCCCGCGGCCCTGGGGGGTGACCTGCCGCTGGTTGAAAAGGAAGAAGTGCGCGATCTGCTGCCTGACCTGAAATCGCTCAATGGCTATGTGGTCGACAAGGTCGAAGGCCTGGCCATCGATGCTAACGGCAAGGCCTATGTGGTGACGGACAATGACGGTGTTGACGACAGCTCCGGCGAAACCCTGTTCTTCACGGTGGACGGGCTGGCGGTCGTCTCGAACTGA
- a CDS encoding cytochrome P450/oxidoreductase: MTDDKAMGCPAHAGAGGCPVSPQAAAFDPFAPAYLANPAEALKWSREQEPVFYSPQLGYWVVSRYDDVKAVFRDNVTFSPSIALERVVPPSAVAIETLKRYNYAMNRTLVNEDEPAHMERRRALMDHFLPANLAEHEDMIRRLTREKVDAFIDSGRADLVEAMFWEIPLTVALHFLGVPKEDMETLKEFSVAHTVNTWGKPTPDEQLKVADTVGRFWQFSGQVLDRMRRQPDGTGWMHYAIRKNAEIPDIVTDSYLHSMMMAIIVAGHETTSLASANALKLLLSNRLVWDRICKDPALIPNAVEECLRLDGSVVAWRRQATRECEISGVTIPKDAKLLIVSASANHDPRHFENGDFLDIYRDSAVEHLTFGYGSHQCMGKNFARLEMRIFIEELARRLPHMRLVEDQQYDYLPSLAFHGPDKLFVEWDPASNPERADASLAASSISFPVGAPSSKEIARSVRIAAIEDAAQGIKLLRLEDPDGLPLPAWTPGAHIDLVLGDFTRKYSLCGDPSASNYTVAVLREAEGRGGSAFVHTRLAPGMVVRMRGPKNYFRLGDAADQHVLIAGGIGITPIVAMADRLKALGRNYVVHYAGRARDHMAFVDRLVADHGASLVLHVSSEGRRADLASIIASASEGARIHACGPQRMLDELGRLCADLPEGRYTCEAFSSDEGLAQADDTGFAVELADSDLTLSVAAGQTLLQAVRAAGIDVPSDCEEGLCGSCEVRVLDGEIDHRDKVLSSAERAQGDRMMACCSRSAGARLRLAL, from the coding sequence ATGACGGATGACAAGGCGATGGGCTGCCCGGCGCATGCAGGGGCGGGCGGATGTCCGGTGTCGCCGCAGGCCGCTGCATTCGATCCCTTTGCGCCTGCCTATCTGGCCAATCCGGCGGAGGCGCTGAAATGGTCGCGCGAGCAGGAGCCGGTGTTTTACAGCCCGCAACTGGGATACTGGGTGGTCAGCCGCTATGATGACGTCAAGGCGGTGTTTCGCGACAATGTCACCTTCTCCCCGTCAATTGCGCTGGAGCGAGTGGTGCCGCCAAGTGCGGTAGCGATCGAGACGCTCAAACGCTACAATTACGCCATGAACCGGACCCTGGTGAACGAGGACGAACCGGCGCATATGGAGCGGCGGCGGGCGCTGATGGATCACTTTCTGCCGGCCAATCTCGCAGAACACGAGGACATGATCCGCAGGCTCACCCGCGAAAAGGTCGATGCCTTCATCGACAGCGGCCGGGCCGATCTGGTCGAGGCGATGTTTTGGGAAATACCGCTGACCGTGGCGCTGCATTTTCTCGGCGTGCCGAAGGAGGACATGGAGACGCTCAAGGAGTTTTCGGTCGCCCATACCGTCAACACCTGGGGCAAGCCGACACCGGACGAGCAACTCAAGGTCGCCGATACGGTCGGCCGTTTCTGGCAATTTTCGGGACAGGTGCTCGACCGGATGCGCCGGCAACCCGACGGTACCGGCTGGATGCACTACGCCATCCGCAAGAATGCCGAAATCCCCGACATCGTCACCGATTCCTATCTGCACTCGATGATGATGGCGATCATCGTCGCCGGACATGAAACCACGTCGCTGGCCAGCGCCAATGCGCTCAAGCTGCTGTTGTCCAACCGGCTTGTCTGGGACCGGATCTGCAAGGACCCGGCGCTGATCCCCAATGCCGTGGAGGAGTGCCTGCGGCTTGATGGTTCGGTGGTGGCCTGGCGCCGGCAGGCGACGCGGGAATGCGAGATTTCCGGTGTCACTATCCCGAAGGACGCCAAATTGTTGATTGTCAGCGCCTCGGCCAATCACGACCCGCGGCATTTCGAGAATGGCGATTTTCTCGATATCTATCGCGACAGCGCTGTCGAACACCTGACCTTCGGCTATGGCAGCCATCAATGCATGGGCAAGAATTTCGCCCGGCTGGAGATGCGGATCTTCATCGAGGAGCTGGCCCGGCGGCTGCCGCATATGCGGCTGGTCGAGGATCAGCAATACGATTACCTCCCCAGCCTGGCGTTTCACGGGCCGGACAAGCTTTTTGTCGAGTGGGACCCGGCCAGCAATCCGGAACGCGCCGACGCGTCGCTTGCAGCCTCCAGCATTTCATTCCCGGTCGGCGCGCCGTCGAGCAAGGAAATCGCCCGCAGCGTCCGCATTGCGGCCATTGAGGATGCCGCCCAGGGGATCAAGCTGCTGAGGCTTGAAGACCCGGACGGGTTGCCGCTGCCGGCCTGGACGCCGGGCGCCCATATCGATCTGGTACTCGGTGACTTTACCCGCAAATATTCGCTGTGCGGTGACCCGTCGGCATCGAATTACACGGTTGCGGTGTTGCGCGAGGCGGAGGGGCGTGGCGGCTCCGCGTTCGTCCACACCCGGCTGGCGCCGGGCATGGTCGTGCGGATGCGTGGCCCGAAGAATTATTTCCGGCTTGGGGACGCGGCCGATCAGCATGTGCTGATTGCTGGCGGGATCGGCATCACGCCGATCGTGGCGATGGCTGACCGGCTCAAGGCGCTGGGGCGCAATTACGTGGTGCATTACGCCGGCCGCGCGCGCGACCATATGGCCTTTGTCGACCGCCTCGTTGCCGACCACGGCGCCAGCCTCGTGCTGCATGTCTCAAGCGAAGGCAGACGCGCCGATCTGGCATCGATCATCGCGTCTGCCAGCGAGGGCGCGAGGATCCATGCCTGCGGTCCTCAGCGCATGCTTGATGAGCTCGGGCGTCTGTGTGCGGATCTGCCCGAGGGGCGCTACACCTGCGAGGCCTTCAGCAGCGATGAAGGTCTCGCGCAAGCTGACGACACCGGTTTCGCCGTGGAACTCGCGGATTCCGACCTGACACTGTCGGTTGCCGCCGGGCAGACGCTGCTTCAGGCCGTGCGCGCCGCCGGGATTGATGTGCCGAGCGATTGCGAGGAAGGCCTGTGCGGCAGTTGCGAGGTGCGGGTGCTCGATGGTGAAATCGACCACCGCGACAAGGTGTTGTCGTCAGCCGAAAGGGCGCAGGGCGACCGGATGATGGCTTGCTGCTCGCGCAGTGCCGGCGCAAGGTTGCGGCTGGCGCTGTGA
- a CDS encoding site-2 protease family protein produces MFKNAVQLFEIFGFKLRVDPSWLLIAALIVWSLSTSYFPEAVPGETRTLYTVLGIIAMLGMFLSLILHELSHSLVARSYGLKVGGITLFIFGGVAELEEEPHDPKSEFRIAVAGPLMSLFLAALFYGLTRLAADGTEIGLTGAVFGYLALINLVLAVFNLIPAFPLDGGRMLRAVIWQMTRDLLRATRISSRIGSAFGLFLMLTGAFAMFSGGGIGGFWQILIGFFILNASNGSYQNLLIKSALRGKTAQNLMSSRVHTIDPGASIAELVDDVMLRQGVSFVPVVSGERLLGYVDTAGAQSIDRSEWGMRRVADILVPASPENTAAPATPLDQVFKRIGLMPRRKLMIVEGQRLVGVISLSDLVHHLALEQEIGTSLRG; encoded by the coding sequence ATGTTCAAGAATGCTGTCCAACTTTTCGAGATCTTCGGCTTCAAGCTCAGGGTTGACCCGAGCTGGCTGCTGATTGCGGCGCTGATCGTCTGGAGCCTGTCGACGTCCTATTTTCCCGAGGCGGTTCCGGGCGAAACCCGCACGCTCTACACGGTGCTCGGCATCATCGCGATGCTCGGCATGTTCTTGTCGCTGATTCTGCATGAGCTGTCGCACTCGCTGGTGGCGCGATCCTACGGGCTCAAGGTCGGCGGCATCACGCTGTTCATCTTCGGCGGTGTGGCGGAACTCGAGGAGGAGCCGCACGACCCGAAATCCGAATTCCGCATCGCCGTTGCCGGGCCGCTGATGAGCCTGTTTCTGGCCGCGCTGTTTTACGGCCTGACACGGCTGGCTGCCGATGGGACCGAGATTGGACTGACCGGCGCGGTGTTCGGCTATCTGGCGCTGATCAATCTGGTGCTGGCGGTGTTCAACCTGATCCCGGCCTTTCCGCTGGATGGCGGGCGGATGCTCAGGGCGGTGATCTGGCAGATGACCCGGGATCTGTTGCGCGCCACACGCATCTCCAGCCGCATCGGCTCGGCCTTCGGGCTGTTCCTGATGCTGACCGGGGCATTCGCCATGTTCAGCGGCGGCGGAATTGGCGGTTTCTGGCAGATCCTGATCGGCTTCTTCATTCTCAACGCCTCCAATGGCAGCTACCAGAACCTGCTGATCAAATCCGCCTTGCGCGGCAAGACGGCGCAGAACCTGATGAGCAGCCGGGTCCACACAATTGATCCCGGCGCTTCCATTGCCGAGCTTGTGGACGATGTGATGCTGCGCCAGGGCGTGAGCTTCGTACCGGTGGTCTCGGGCGAACGGCTGCTCGGCTATGTCGACACTGCCGGGGCGCAATCGATCGACCGGAGCGAGTGGGGCATGCGGCGGGTGGCCGATATTCTGGTGCCGGCAAGCCCCGAAAACACCGCCGCACCCGCTACGCCGCTTGATCAGGTGTTCAAGCGCATCGGCCTGATGCCGCGGCGCAAGCTGATGATCGTCGAGGGGCAAAGGCTGGTGGGCGTGATCTCGCTGTCCGACCTGGTGCATCATCTCGCCCTTGAGCAGGAAATCGGCACCAGTCTTCGCGGGTAG